A stretch of the Tardiphaga sp. 709 genome encodes the following:
- a CDS encoding hydroxymethylglutaryl-CoA lyase, with the protein MRFCIVEVGPRDGLQNEKTPVSVEDRIAFVKALVGAGLHTVEVGSFVSPKAIPKMMGSDQVFLGVRDLPGEFHVLVPNEKGYEGAKAVGAKVIAVFASASEGFSRANINCSVAESIERFKPVIERARADGIRVRGYVSCVLGCPYDGDVAPQAVVDVSKTLFDLGCYEVSLGDTIGVGTPSKARQMLRAVAGSVPMPKLAMHFHDTYGQALANLYAGMEEGCRVVDSAAGGLGGCPYAPGATGNVGTEDVVYMLEGMGIATGVDMNKLLAATNTISALIGRPPVSRVASALNAKTR; encoded by the coding sequence ATCAGATTCTGTATCGTCGAAGTCGGCCCGCGCGACGGTTTGCAGAATGAAAAGACGCCGGTCTCGGTCGAGGACCGCATCGCCTTTGTGAAGGCGCTGGTCGGGGCTGGCCTGCATACGGTTGAGGTCGGCTCGTTCGTGTCGCCCAAGGCGATCCCGAAAATGATGGGTTCGGATCAGGTATTTCTCGGCGTGCGCGATTTGCCCGGTGAATTCCATGTGCTGGTGCCGAACGAGAAGGGCTACGAGGGCGCGAAGGCGGTCGGCGCGAAAGTCATCGCGGTGTTCGCCTCGGCCTCGGAAGGCTTTTCGCGTGCCAACATCAATTGCTCGGTCGCCGAATCCATCGAGCGCTTCAAGCCGGTGATCGAGCGCGCCAGGGCCGACGGCATCCGCGTGCGCGGTTACGTGTCCTGCGTTCTCGGTTGTCCCTATGATGGCGACGTCGCGCCGCAGGCGGTCGTCGATGTCTCGAAGACGCTATTTGATCTCGGCTGCTACGAAGTCTCGCTTGGCGACACGATCGGTGTCGGGACGCCGTCGAAAGCACGGCAGATGCTGCGCGCCGTTGCTGGCTCGGTTCCCATGCCGAAGCTCGCGATGCACTTCCATGACACTTATGGTCAGGCGCTGGCCAATCTCTATGCCGGGATGGAAGAAGGCTGTCGCGTTGTTGACAGCGCTGCCGGCGGTCTCGGCGGCTGCCCCTATGCGCCTGGTGCGACCGGCAATGTCGGCACGGAAGATGTGGTCTACATGCTGGAAGGCATGGGGATCGCCACGGGCGTCGATATGAACAAGCTGCTCGCTGCGACCAACACCATCAGCGCTCTGATCGGCCGCCCGCCGGTCAGCCGTGTCGCTTCGGCACTCAACGCGAAGACGCGCTGA
- a CDS encoding acetyl/propionyl/methylcrotonyl-CoA carboxylase subunit alpha, producing MAKAEISKALYRRFRTLLIANRGEIACRVIRTARAMGLRTVAVYSEADAHALHVAEADEAVLIGPARARDSYLNIERILEAAKKTGAEAIHPGYGFLSESAEFAQACADAGLIFVGPTAEMITAMGSKSGSKALMEKAGVPLVPGFHGEAQDDATLAKAADKIGFPVLVKASAGGGGRGMRVVRSAAELAPAIVSAKREAKAAFGDDRMLIEKYVDNPRHIEVQIVGDSHGNLVSLFERECTLQRRHQKVIEEAPSPTLNGAQREAVCGAARKAAGAVNYVGAGTIEFVSDGKDVFFIEMNTRLQVEHPVTELITGVDLVEWQLRVAFGEKLPLTQSEIKLNGHAIEARVYAENPHKNFMPSVGKICTWRTPAETNGLRIDAGYREGDAVSPNYDAMLAKVIAWAPTRDAAINRLNRGLEETDIRGIVTNTPFLSALVTHPDVRVNTIDTGFIERELKVLTPDSAAPGDLELCAAVAAIVASEEQAARAAGTSPWLTAGWMPVGRRQRVFKFKYGSDEQRVTLNYGSGPATISIGTRELGFEAATADDGHFDLTLDGARSHIVSVIEGHELYLRTRHGRFDIHWVDPFGGDDEEQVGEDKIVAPLPGTVVALLAEEGAILEKGAAILTLEVMKMEQTLRAPFAGVLKRIKCKVGDIVGEGVELAEVEPSA from the coding sequence ATGGCCAAAGCCGAAATTTCAAAAGCGTTATATCGCCGCTTTCGCACGCTCCTGATCGCCAATCGCGGGGAGATAGCCTGCCGCGTCATCCGCACGGCGCGCGCCATGGGCTTGCGCACCGTCGCGGTCTATTCCGAGGCAGATGCCCATGCGCTGCATGTCGCGGAAGCCGACGAGGCCGTGTTGATCGGCCCGGCGCGTGCGCGCGACAGCTATCTCAATATCGAGCGCATTCTCGAAGCTGCAAAGAAGACCGGCGCCGAGGCGATCCATCCCGGCTACGGCTTTCTCTCCGAGAGCGCCGAGTTCGCGCAGGCTTGTGCCGATGCCGGCCTGATCTTCGTCGGACCCACTGCGGAGATGATCACTGCGATGGGCTCGAAGTCAGGCTCCAAGGCGCTGATGGAGAAGGCTGGCGTGCCACTGGTGCCTGGCTTCCATGGCGAAGCGCAGGACGACGCGACACTGGCCAAAGCCGCTGACAAAATCGGCTTCCCGGTTCTGGTGAAGGCTTCCGCCGGCGGCGGCGGGCGTGGCATGCGCGTGGTGCGTTCGGCGGCTGAACTGGCTCCGGCCATCGTCAGCGCCAAGCGCGAAGCCAAAGCAGCGTTCGGCGACGACCGAATGCTGATCGAAAAGTATGTCGACAATCCCCGTCACATCGAAGTGCAGATCGTCGGCGACAGCCACGGCAATCTGGTCTCGCTGTTCGAGCGCGAATGTACGTTGCAGCGACGGCATCAGAAGGTGATCGAAGAGGCGCCGTCGCCGACGTTGAACGGCGCGCAGCGTGAGGCGGTTTGCGGGGCTGCACGCAAGGCCGCAGGCGCGGTGAACTATGTCGGCGCCGGCACTATCGAATTCGTCTCTGACGGCAAGGACGTGTTCTTCATCGAGATGAACACGCGCCTGCAGGTCGAGCATCCGGTCACCGAACTGATCACCGGCGTTGATCTGGTCGAATGGCAACTCCGCGTGGCGTTCGGCGAAAAGCTGCCGCTGACGCAAAGCGAGATCAAGCTCAACGGCCACGCCATCGAGGCGCGGGTTTACGCCGAGAATCCGCACAAGAATTTCATGCCTTCGGTTGGTAAGATCTGCACCTGGCGGACGCCCGCTGAGACGAACGGCTTGCGCATCGATGCTGGCTATCGCGAGGGTGACGCGGTGTCGCCGAATTACGATGCCATGCTCGCGAAGGTGATTGCCTGGGCACCGACGCGCGATGCGGCGATCAACCGGCTCAACCGCGGGCTGGAAGAAACCGATATTCGCGGCATTGTCACCAATACGCCGTTCCTGTCGGCGCTTGTAACGCATCCGGATGTGCGTGTGAACACCATCGACACCGGCTTTATCGAGCGTGAATTGAAAGTGTTGACGCCGGACTCGGCGGCGCCTGGCGATCTCGAACTATGCGCGGCTGTCGCCGCCATCGTCGCGAGCGAAGAGCAGGCAGCACGGGCCGCCGGTACCTCGCCCTGGCTGACGGCTGGCTGGATGCCGGTCGGGCGTCGCCAGCGGGTGTTCAAATTCAAGTATGGTTCGGACGAACAGCGCGTGACGTTGAATTACGGCAGCGGTCCTGCAACGATTTCGATCGGCACTCGCGAACTGGGGTTTGAGGCGGCTACGGCCGATGACGGGCATTTCGATCTGACGCTGGACGGAGCGCGCTCGCACATCGTTTCGGTGATCGAGGGCCACGAACTCTATCTGCGCACGCGTCACGGCCGTTTCGACATCCATTGGGTCGATCCGTTCGGCGGCGACGATGAAGAGCAGGTCGGCGAGGACAAGATCGTTGCGCCGCTGCCGGGCACCGTGGTGGCGCTGCTGGCCGAGGAGGGCGCAATCCTTGAGAAGGGCGCTGCCATTCTGACCTTGGAAGTCATGAAGATGGAGCAGACCCTGCGCGCGCCGTTCGCCGGCGTGCTCAAGCGCATCAAGTGCAAGGTCGGCGATATCGTTGGAGAAGGTGTCGAGCTCGCGGAAGTCGAGCCGAGCGCCTGA
- a CDS encoding carboxyl transferase domain-containing protein produces MSLRSTIDPTSAEFKRNVDVMKAQVAELKDKLGAVAGGGGKASRAKHTARGKMLARERVDLLIDPGTAFLELSPLAANGLYGGDVHSASVITGVGRVSGRECMIVANDATIKGGTYYPMTVKKHLRAQDIARQNNLPCIYMVDSGGAFLPQQDDIFPDERHFGRIFYNQAQMSAQGIPQIAVVMGSCTAGGAYMPAMSDESIIVRNQGTIFLGGPPLVKAATGEVVTAEELGGADVHSRQSGVTDHYAQNDGHAIGIARKIVATLKPPQRATLNMQAPRDPLYAAEELYGVIPADARKPFDIHDVIARIVDGSEFDEFKKLYGTTLICGFAHIWGFPVGIIANNGILFSESSLKGAHFIELCCQRNIPLVFLQNITGFMVGKKYEAGGIARDGAKLVTAVATANVPKFTVVVGGSYGAGNYGMCGRAYSPRFLWMWPNARISVMGGEQAAMVLSQLRRDNIEAKGGTWSTEEEEAFRKPTRDQFETQGSPYYATARLWDDGVIDPADTRLVLGLGLSASANAPIEPTRFGLFRM; encoded by the coding sequence ATGTCGCTTCGCTCCACGATCGATCCCACCTCGGCCGAGTTCAAACGCAATGTCGATGTGATGAAGGCGCAGGTCGCCGAGCTCAAGGACAAGCTCGGTGCGGTCGCCGGCGGTGGCGGCAAAGCGTCCCGCGCCAAGCACACCGCGCGCGGCAAGATGCTGGCGCGCGAACGTGTCGATCTGCTGATCGATCCCGGCACGGCCTTCCTCGAACTCTCGCCGCTGGCCGCCAACGGCCTCTATGGCGGCGACGTCCATTCCGCCAGCGTCATCACTGGTGTTGGCCGCGTGTCGGGCAGGGAGTGCATGATCGTCGCCAATGATGCGACTATCAAGGGCGGCACTTACTATCCGATGACGGTGAAGAAGCATCTGCGCGCGCAGGACATCGCGCGGCAGAACAATCTGCCGTGCATCTATATGGTAGACTCCGGCGGTGCGTTCTTGCCGCAGCAGGACGACATCTTTCCGGATGAGCGCCATTTCGGCCGCATCTTCTACAATCAGGCGCAGATGTCGGCGCAGGGCATTCCGCAGATTGCTGTCGTGATGGGCTCGTGCACTGCCGGCGGCGCTTATATGCCGGCGATGTCCGACGAGAGCATCATCGTGCGCAATCAGGGCACGATCTTCCTTGGTGGTCCGCCGCTGGTGAAGGCCGCAACCGGGGAGGTGGTGACCGCGGAAGAGCTCGGCGGTGCCGACGTCCATTCGCGGCAATCGGGCGTCACCGATCACTACGCACAGAACGATGGCCACGCCATCGGCATCGCGCGAAAAATCGTCGCGACGTTGAAGCCACCACAGCGGGCCACACTGAACATGCAGGCGCCCCGCGATCCCTTATATGCCGCTGAAGAACTCTACGGTGTCATTCCTGCCGACGCGCGCAAACCGTTCGACATACACGACGTCATCGCGCGCATCGTCGACGGCTCCGAATTCGACGAATTCAAGAAGCTCTACGGCACGACTCTAATCTGCGGCTTCGCGCATATCTGGGGCTTCCCGGTCGGCATCATCGCTAACAACGGCATCCTGTTCAGCGAGAGCTCGCTGAAGGGCGCGCATTTCATCGAGCTCTGCTGCCAGCGCAACATCCCGCTGGTGTTCTTGCAGAACATCACCGGCTTTATGGTCGGCAAGAAATACGAAGCCGGCGGCATTGCGCGCGATGGCGCCAAGCTGGTGACAGCTGTCGCCACGGCCAACGTCCCGAAATTCACCGTGGTGGTCGGCGGTTCCTACGGCGCCGGCAATTACGGCATGTGCGGCCGCGCCTACAGCCCGCGCTTTCTGTGGATGTGGCCCAATGCCCGGATCTCGGTGATGGGCGGCGAGCAGGCCGCGATGGTGCTGAGTCAGCTGCGCCGCGACAATATCGAAGCCAAGGGCGGTACCTGGTCGACCGAAGAGGAGGAAGCGTTTCGCAAGCCGACACGCGACCAGTTCGAGACCCAGGGCAGCCCGTATTACGCGACGGCGCGCCTCTGGGATGATGGCGTGATTGATCCCGCAGATACGCGCCTGGTGCTCGGACTTGGTTTGTCAGCGTCGGCCAATGCGCCGATCGAGCCGACGCGCTTCGGCCTGTTCAGGATGTGA
- a CDS encoding ETC complex I subunit — MTARIFKAPKNAMQAGLAKTKDWQLDYEPEQARVIEPLMGWTSSSDMKQQLSIHFDSKEEAVAYCEREGIAYQVIEPKVRAPRTIAYADNFAFRRSEPWSH; from the coding sequence ATGACCGCACGTATCTTCAAAGCCCCCAAGAATGCCATGCAGGCAGGCCTCGCCAAGACCAAGGACTGGCAGCTCGATTATGAGCCGGAGCAGGCGCGGGTGATCGAGCCCCTGATGGGCTGGACGTCGTCCAGTGACATGAAGCAGCAGCTGTCCATCCACTTCGACAGTAAGGAAGAGGCGGTCGCCTATTGCGAGCGCGAAGGCATTGCCTATCAGGTGATCGAGCCCAAGGTGCGCGCGCCCCGGACCATCGCCTATGCCGACAATTTTGCGTTCCGCCGCTCGGAGCCGTGGTCGCACTGA
- a CDS encoding OpgC domain-containing protein gives MDIHAILPPKGRDLRLDLFRGIANWAIYLDHIPDNVVNWVTTRNYGFSDAADLFVFISGYTASFVYAKMMLERGFIVGATRLTKRVWQLYVAHVILFVIYIAAIGYVAQRYNDPDIINEFNVAGLVDNPIQTLTQGLLLKFKPLNLDVLPLYIVLMGLFPPVLWMMLRKPDLTMLASLALYFAARQFGWNLPAYPYGVWYFNPFTWQLLFVFGAWFALGGALESRSVIRSKVLLYFGIAYLLFSLVMTMAGRFPDTGHMIMPDWLFDAFNPNDKTNLAPYRVLHFVIIAFFVTRFVPKEWKGLEWPVFQPLIKCGQQSLAVFCVGVFLSFVGHFQLMMSSGSLLAQIFVSAAGIGIMTCVAYYISWSKKQDKPLPKPAAPTASEQQASPSKAAE, from the coding sequence ATGGATATTCACGCCATCCTTCCCCCCAAAGGCCGAGACCTTCGGCTGGACCTATTCCGCGGTATCGCCAACTGGGCGATCTACCTCGATCACATCCCCGACAATGTGGTGAACTGGGTCACGACCCGGAACTATGGCTTCTCCGACGCGGCCGATCTGTTCGTCTTCATCTCCGGCTACACGGCGTCCTTCGTCTACGCCAAGATGATGCTGGAGCGCGGCTTCATCGTCGGCGCTACGCGCCTCACCAAGCGGGTCTGGCAGCTCTATGTCGCCCACGTTATCCTGTTCGTGATCTACATCGCCGCCATCGGCTATGTGGCGCAGCGCTATAACGACCCCGACATCATCAACGAGTTCAACGTTGCCGGTCTGGTCGACAATCCGATCCAGACGCTGACGCAAGGTCTGCTGCTTAAGTTCAAGCCGCTCAATCTCGACGTGCTGCCACTCTATATTGTGCTGATGGGTCTGTTCCCGCCGGTGCTGTGGATGATGCTGCGCAAGCCGGATCTGACGATGCTGGCGTCGCTGGCGCTGTATTTCGCGGCACGCCAGTTCGGCTGGAATCTGCCCGCCTATCCCTACGGCGTCTGGTACTTCAACCCGTTCACCTGGCAATTACTGTTTGTGTTCGGCGCCTGGTTCGCGCTCGGCGGCGCGCTCGAGTCACGCTCGGTGATCCGTTCCAAGGTGCTGCTGTATTTCGGTATCGCCTATCTCTTGTTCTCGCTTGTCATGACCATGGCCGGCCGCTTCCCGGACACCGGCCACATGATCATGCCGGACTGGTTGTTCGACGCGTTCAATCCGAACGACAAAACCAACCTCGCGCCCTATCGCGTGCTGCACTTCGTGATCATCGCCTTCTTCGTCACTCGCTTCGTGCCGAAGGAATGGAAAGGCCTGGAGTGGCCGGTGTTCCAACCGCTGATCAAATGCGGCCAGCAGTCGCTCGCCGTATTCTGCGTCGGCGTGTTCCTGTCCTTCGTCGGCCACTTCCAGCTGATGATGTCGTCGGGCTCGCTGCTGGCGCAAATATTCGTCAGCGCCGCCGGCATCGGCATCATGACCTGCGTAGCCTATTACATCTCGTGGTCGAAGAAGCAGGACAAGCCGTTGCCGAAGCCGGCTGCTCCCACAGCGTCAGAACAGCAGGCATCGCCGTCGAAAGCCGCAGAATAG
- a CDS encoding DUF192 domain-containing protein produces the protein MLAVIAALALVGPYKPAAAAEFQPLEIVTKSGVRMFSVEIAKTDEERATGLMYRKELADGRGMLFDFTPEQQISMWMKNTFVSLDMIFIGGDGRVLRIAENTEPQSLKIISSGGPARAVLEVVAGTAKKYGIAPGDQVVHPLFKKR, from the coding sequence ATGCTGGCGGTGATCGCCGCTCTGGCCCTTGTCGGCCCTTACAAGCCAGCCGCAGCCGCGGAATTCCAGCCGCTCGAAATCGTCACCAAGTCAGGCGTGCGGATGTTCTCCGTCGAAATCGCCAAGACCGACGAGGAGCGGGCGACCGGTCTGATGTATCGCAAGGAGCTCGCGGATGGCCGCGGTATGCTGTTCGACTTCACCCCCGAGCAGCAGATCTCCATGTGGATGAAGAACACCTTCGTTTCACTCGACATGATCTTCATCGGCGGTGATGGCCGGGTGCTCCGGATCGCGGAGAATACCGAGCCACAATCCCTCAAGATCATTTCATCGGGAGGCCCGGCACGGGCTGTTCTCGAAGTGGTCGCAGGCACCGCCAAAAAATACGGAATCGCGCCGGGGGACCAAGTGGTCCATCCGCTGTTCAAGAAGCGCTAA
- a CDS encoding cold-shock protein yields the protein MGSDAFESKRLGGLIPGAGGPRPGNELSGNASRDALDPFAGVGEGNAVDLVEINGVIKWFDASKGYGFIIPDNGAADVLLHVTVLRRDGYQTAYEGARVVVECTQRSKGYQAFRVVSMDESTAIHPAQMLPPRTHVSVTPTSGLERAQVKWFNRLRGFGFLSCGEGTPDIFVHMETLRRFGMTELRPGQYVLVRFGPGSKGMMAAEIQPEGGTPGLSSH from the coding sequence ATGGGGTCGGACGCATTTGAGTCCAAGCGGTTGGGGGGACTGATTCCCGGAGCGGGTGGTCCGCGACCAGGGAATGAGCTTTCAGGCAACGCAAGCCGCGACGCACTCGACCCCTTTGCAGGTGTCGGCGAAGGCAACGCAGTCGATCTCGTCGAGATCAACGGTGTCATCAAGTGGTTCGATGCCTCCAAGGGTTATGGCTTCATCATTCCTGACAATGGCGCAGCCGACGTGCTCCTGCATGTGACCGTGCTTCGCCGCGACGGCTACCAGACGGCCTATGAAGGTGCCCGTGTGGTCGTTGAATGCACCCAGCGGTCCAAGGGCTATCAGGCTTTCCGCGTTGTCTCGATGGACGAGTCGACTGCCATCCATCCCGCGCAGATGCTGCCGCCGCGCACCCATGTCAGCGTGACGCCTACCAGTGGCCTCGAGCGGGCGCAGGTGAAGTGGTTCAACCGGCTGCGTGGCTTCGGCTTCCTCAGCTGCGGTGAAGGCACGCCGGATATCTTCGTTCACATGGAAACCCTGCGCCGCTTCGGCATGACCGAGTTGCGTCCCGGCCAGTATGTGCTGGTGCGATTCGGGCCCGGCTCGAAGGGCATGATGGCTGCCGAGATCCAGCCCGAAGGCGGTACGCCGGGTCTTTCGTCGCACTAA
- a CDS encoding SIR2 family NAD-dependent protein deacylase codes for MIATDIRTGVDRLGEMIAEARTIVPFTGAGISTETGIPDFRSPGGLWTRNRPIPFDEFVASQDARDEAWRRRFAMEETFAAAKPGRGHRALASLYKAGKIPAVITQNIDNLHQASGFKADAVIELHGNTTYARCIGCARRYELDWVKSRFDSERQAPDCTVCGEPVKAATISFGQAMPEDEMRRAAELSQHCDLFIAIGSSLVVWPAAGFPMMAKHAGARLVIINNEATEQDDHADLVIRHDIGETLGPFVGN; via the coding sequence ATGATTGCAACCGACATTCGCACTGGCGTGGATCGTCTTGGTGAGATGATCGCCGAGGCCAGAACCATCGTGCCGTTCACCGGTGCGGGGATCTCGACCGAAACGGGCATTCCCGACTTTCGTTCGCCTGGCGGGTTGTGGACCCGTAACCGGCCAATTCCGTTCGACGAGTTCGTCGCCAGTCAGGATGCACGGGATGAAGCTTGGCGCCGGCGCTTTGCGATGGAAGAGACCTTCGCCGCGGCCAAGCCTGGTCGGGGGCATCGTGCGCTCGCCTCACTCTACAAGGCCGGCAAGATTCCCGCTGTGATTACCCAGAACATCGACAACCTGCATCAAGCGTCCGGCTTCAAGGCTGACGCTGTGATCGAGCTGCACGGCAATACGACCTATGCGCGCTGCATTGGTTGCGCGAGGCGCTATGAGCTCGATTGGGTGAAGAGCAGATTCGATTCCGAAAGACAGGCGCCAGACTGCACGGTATGCGGCGAGCCCGTGAAGGCTGCGACGATCTCATTCGGTCAGGCGATGCCTGAAGATGAGATGCGTCGCGCAGCTGAGCTATCGCAGCACTGCGATCTGTTCATTGCGATTGGATCGTCGCTCGTCGTGTGGCCCGCAGCGGGATTCCCGATGATGGCAAAACATGCCGGTGCACGTCTTGTCATCATCAACAATGAGGCGACCGAGCAGGACGATCACGCTGACCTTGTCATTCGCCATGATATCGGCGAAACGCTCGGACCATTCGTCGGAAATTGA
- a CDS encoding H-NS histone family protein yields MPTLDIKSLSVPELLALREDIDKQLQAHRAELQAQLAQIRSVDGKTSHVKGIKVPPKYRHPKTGETWTGRGGVAGWLAKEIAAGRKREDFLIDKPARNGRAKAK; encoded by the coding sequence ATGCCGACCCTTGATATCAAATCTCTTTCGGTTCCCGAACTCCTCGCATTGCGGGAGGACATCGACAAGCAACTGCAGGCCCACCGTGCCGAATTGCAGGCGCAACTCGCACAGATCAGAAGCGTCGATGGTAAAACCAGCCACGTCAAAGGCATCAAGGTTCCACCGAAGTATCGCCATCCCAAGACGGGAGAGACCTGGACCGGGCGCGGCGGTGTCGCGGGGTGGCTCGCGAAGGAGATCGCCGCCGGTCGCAAGCGGGAAGACTTTTTGATCGACAAGCCCGCCAGGAATGGACGCGCCAAAGCGAAATAG
- a CDS encoding DUF3606 domain-containing protein — MPVAAVLASERGVRPAPVIDSSDASQRDYWAYRLSVSPTELNAAIEKVGSSVAAVRRHLGK; from the coding sequence GTGCCAGTCGCCGCCGTCCTGGCGTCCGAACGCGGCGTCCGGCCGGCGCCGGTGATCGATTCCAGTGATGCTTCCCAACGCGACTACTGGGCCTATCGGCTGAGCGTCTCGCCGACCGAATTGAACGCCGCGATCGAAAAGGTCGGCTCGTCGGTTGCCGCCGTGCGGCGACACCTCGGCAAATAA
- a CDS encoding PRC-barrel domain-containing protein, whose product MPIEASEQGNLIGSDKVEGTAVFGADDQKIGSIERVMIDKKSGRVSYAVLSFGGFLGIGDDHYPLPWQSLKYDTALGGYRTGVTQQQLENAPKYGNDNSWNWADTSRARAVNDYYGVPMGI is encoded by the coding sequence ATGCCCATCGAAGCAAGTGAACAAGGCAACCTCATTGGCAGCGACAAGGTCGAAGGCACCGCGGTGTTCGGCGCCGACGACCAGAAGATCGGATCGATCGAACGCGTGATGATCGACAAGAAGAGTGGCCGGGTGTCCTACGCTGTGCTCAGCTTCGGCGGCTTTCTCGGCATCGGCGACGATCACTATCCTCTCCCTTGGCAGTCGCTGAAATATGACACCGCACTCGGCGGCTATCGCACCGGCGTGACACAGCAGCAGCTGGAGAACGCCCCGAAATACGGCAATGACAATAGTTGGAATTGGGCTGACACATCGCGGGCCCGCGCGGTGAACGATTACTACGGCGTTCCCATGGGCATCTGA
- a CDS encoding DUF3606 domain-containing protein, translating into MDDLKNKGQPDRSKINMHEAHEVKYWTHQLGVSREKLQATVEKVGNAAAAVRKELAR; encoded by the coding sequence ATGGACGACCTGAAGAACAAGGGTCAACCGGATCGCAGCAAGATCAACATGCACGAGGCGCATGAGGTGAAATACTGGACCCACCAGCTCGGCGTGTCCCGCGAGAAGTTGCAGGCAACAGTAGAGAAAGTCGGCAATGCGGCTGCGGCCGTGCGCAAGGAACTGGCGCGCTAG